From Camelina sativa cultivar DH55 chromosome 20, Cs, whole genome shotgun sequence, the proteins below share one genomic window:
- the LOC104772362 gene encoding F-box/FBD/LRR-repeat protein At5g18770-like translates to MEGGVDRLSGEDRISSLPEELLCLILDSLTLKDVVRTSVLSSRWRYFWLRVPRLELNISDFPNYDTCVSFLDKFHNGSNLSEFNLNVERHVLGFKDSVFEPCLSRVLKHKIQRFEVVNRMYRIQKIPLTLSVCEALVSIRLHMVRLNDFESLSLPCLKIMHLEHVQFPTNDAVVMLVSCSPVLEELVIILNWTTDDVGDIRVYSKSLKILSLTLFGLTSNVPYGEAVVIDAPRLKYLSLNGCHCRNCKITNMGASIKVDIDVTFDSTDNLWRHRDIVHNFFNNFSCAVEMTIAWGTLWCIQINRDFNPLPKFHDMSRLRVSMPSEATPKLVPSILESCPNLKYLTMELFPYSIEAEKSGPPPAVLPRCLVSSLESVDIESPITRKATELKLVRYFLENSATLKKLALRLDHECTRYKHKPGVLKQLFEIPRRSNLCQFVILKTTH, encoded by the exons atgGAAGGCGGAGTTGATAGATTAAGTGGGGAAGACAGGATAAGCTCATTACCTGAAGAGTTGCTATGCCTGATACTTGACTCGCTTACGCTTAAGGATGTTGTTAGGACAAGTGTTTTGTCTTCTAGATGGAGATATTTTTGGCTACGGGTTCCTAGATTAGAGTTGAACATCTCTGACTTCCCAAATTACGATACATGTGTGAGTTTTCTCGATAAGTTCCACAACGGATCAAACTTGTCTGAATTCAACTTAAACGTTGAGAGACATGTCCTTGGCTTTAAGGATTCTGTGTTTGAGCCTTGTCTTAGTCGAGTTCTGAAGCACAAGATTCAACGTTTCGAAGTTGTGAATCGCATGTATCGGATACAGAAAATACCATTAACCCTTTCTGTGTGTGAGGCATTGGTATCCATAAGGCTCCATATGGTTCGGTTGAATGATTTCGAGTCTCTTTCCTTACCATGTCTCAAGATTATGCACTTAGAGCATGTTCAGTTTCCCACAAATGACGCTGTAGTAATGCTAGTCTCATGCTCTCCGGTTCTTGAAGAACTAGTAATAATATTAAACTGGACAACTGATGATGTAGGAGACATTCGCGTCTATTCAAAGTCATTAAAGATCTTATCTCTAACACTTTTTGGTTTGACTAGTAACGTTCCATACGGAGAAGCAGTTGTGATCGATGCTCCTAGACTCAAATATCTGAGTCTCAATGGATGCCATTGCAGAAACTGCAAAATAACCAATATGGGTGCTTCCATCAAGGTTGATATTGATGTGACCTTTGATTCTACTGATAACTTGTGGCGGCATAGGGATATCGTCCAtaattttttcaacaatttttcaTGTGCTGTGGAGATGACCATCGCATGGGGTACTCTTTgg TGCATCCAAATTAATAGGGACTTCAACCCATTACCCAAATTTCATGACATGTCCCGTTTGCGCGTTTCTATGCCCTCAGAGGCCACTCCGAAATTGGTGCCATCAATTCTTGAAAGCTGCCCAAATCTGAAATACCTTACCATg GAACTGTTTCCTTATAGTATAGAGGCAGAGAAATCTGGACCTCCGCCGGCTGTGTTACCTCGTTGTTTGGTATCGTCCCTTGAATCTGTTGACATCGAAAGCCCGATCACGCGGAAAGCAACTGAACTGAAACTGGTTAGATACTTTCTGGAGAACTCAGCAACACTCAAGAAGCTTGCGCTACGTTTGGATCATGAGTGTACTCGATACAAACACAAGCCTGGTGTCTTGAAACAACTCTTTGAAATACCAAGACGCTCTAATTTGTGTCAATTTGTCATTCTTAAAACAACTCATTAG
- the LOC104770224 gene encoding chaperonin 60 subunit alpha 2, chloroplastic isoform X1, producing MLAAVSPSSFSPTIISPSRNSQRNNPRKFSVVRAGSKRILYGKDSREALQAGIDKLADAVSVTLGPRGRNVVLAEKDTIKVINDGVTIAKSIELPDTIENAGATLIQEVAVKMNESAGDGTTTAIILAREMIKAGSLAIAFGANAVSVKNGMNKTVKELVRVLMVKSVPVKGKSDVKAVASISAGNDEFVGNLIAETVEKIGPDGVISIESSSTSETSVIVEEGMKFDKGYMSPHFITNQEKSTVEFDKAKILVTDQKITSAKELVPLLEKTSQLSVPLLIIAEDISAEVLEILVVNKKQGLINVAVVKCPGMLDGKKALLQDIALMTGADYLSGDLGMSLMGATSDQLGVSRRVIITANSTTIVADDSTKPEIQARIAQMKKDLAETDNSYLSKKIAERIAKLTGGVAVIKVGGHTETELEDRKLRIEDAKNATFAAMREGIVPGGGATYIHLLDEIPRIKKNILEDSYEQIGADIVATALTAPAMAIATNAGVDGLVVVEKTRELEWRSGYNAMSGRYEDLLNSGIADPCRVSRFALQNAVSVAGIVLTTQAVLVDKIKQPKPAVPQVPGIPTT from the exons ATGTTAGCCGCCGTATCACCGTCGTCTTTCTCGCCGACAATCATTTCTCCG AGCCGTAATAGTCAGAGGAACAACCCAAGAAAATTCTCAGTGGTGAGAGCAGGATCCAAGAGAATACTCTACGGTAAAGATAGCAGAGAAGCACTACAAGCCGGTATTGATAAGTTAGCTGATGCTGTTTCCGTTACTTTAGGCCCTAGAG GGCGTAATGTAGTGTTAGCTGAAAAAGACACAATCAAAGTTATTAACGATGGTGTTACCATTGCTAAATCTATTGAGCTTCCTGATACGATTGAGAACGCTGGAGCAACGTTAATTCAAGAG GTTGCGGTTAAGATGAATGAATCAGCGGGTGATGGGACAACAACTGCAATCATTTTGGCTAGAGAAATGATCAAGGCTGGATCTTTGGCTATTGCTTTTGGAGCTAATGCTGTTTCTGTGAAGAATGGGATGAACAAGACTGTTAAAGAGTTGGTCAGGGTGTTGATGGTGAAAAGTGTTCCTGTCAAAGGGAAGAGTGATGTTAAAG CCGTGGCGTCAATCTCTGCTGGCAACGATGAATTTGTGGGGAACTTGATTGCTGAAACTGTGGAAAAGATTGGCCCTGATGGCGTCATCTCCATTGAATCATCTTCCACATCAGAAACGTCTGTTATAGTTGAGGAAGGGATGAAG TTTGACAAGGGCTATATGTCGCCTCATTTCATCACAAATCAGGAGAAATCTACTGTGGAATTCGACAAAGCTAAAATCCTTGTGACGGATCAGAAAATCACTTCAGCCAAGGAATTAGTTCCGTTACTGGAGAAAACTTCACAACTCAGTGTTCCACTCCTTATAATTGCAGAAGATATATCCGCGGAAGTGCTTGAGATACTGGTGGTGAACAAGAAGCAAGGTTTGATTAATGTTGCTGTTGTGAAATGTCCAGGAATGTTGGATGGGAAAAAGGCTTTGCTACAAGACATTGCACTCATGACAG GAGCTGATTATCTTTCCGGAGATTTAGGCATGTCTCTCATGGGTGCAACTTCAGATCAGCTAGGTGTTTCTCGGAGAGTAATAATTACAGCTAATTCGACAACTATAGTCGCAGACGATTCAACTAAACCGGAGATTCAGGCAAGAATTGCTCAGATGAAGAAGGATCTAGCTGAGACAGATAATTCATATCTTTCAAAAAAGATCGCAGAGAGAATTGCTAAGCTCACAGGAGGTGTGGCTGTAATTAAG GTGGGAGGTCACACTGAAACAGAACTTGAGGACAGAAAACTTAGAATAGAGGATGCGAAGAACGCTACATTTGCAGCCATGAGAGAAGGTATAGTTCCAGGTGGTGGTGCCACATATATTCATCTTTTAGATGAGATCCCGAGAATCAAGAAGAATATACTGGAAGATTCATATGAACAGATAGGTGCAGACATTGTAGCGACG GCGCTCACAGCACCTGCAATGGCCATAGCAACCAATGCCGGGGTTGATGGATTAGTTGTAGTGGAGAAAACCAGAGAGCTCGAATGGAGAAGTGGTTACAACGCAATGTCTGGAAGGTATGAAGATCTTCTGAACTCTGGAATAGCAGATCCTTGTCGGGTTTCAAGATTCGCCCTCCAAAATGCGGTTTCTGTTGCCGGCATAGTTCTCACGACTCAAGCTGTGCTTGTGGATAAGATCAAACAGCCTAAACCTGCCGTTCCTCAAGTTCCAGGCATACCTACCACATAA
- the LOC104770223 gene encoding glycine cleavage system H protein 2, mitochondrial-like: MALRLMLASSRIASHLRISVSHRAFSSVVLKDLKYADSHEWVKIEGNKATVGITDHAQEHLGDVVYVKLPDVGRSVSQGESFGAVESVKATSDINSPISGKVLQVNKDLSESPALVNSSPYEEGWIMKVELSDAGEVKKLMDSDKYSKFCEEEDSKH, encoded by the exons atggctTTGAGATTGATGTTGGCTTCTTCTAGGATTGCTTCTCATCTCAGGATCTCCGTGTCCCATCGAGCGTTTTCTTCCG TGGTATTGAAGGATCTGAAATACGCGGATTCACATGAATGGGTGAAGATTGAAGGGAATAAAGCGACGGTTGGTATAACGGATCACGCTCAAGAACATTTAGGAGATGTTGTCTATGTAAAGTTGCCTGATGTGGGACGTTCTGTGTCACAAGGTGAGAGTTTTGGAGCTGTCGAAAGCGTCAAAGCTACTAGTGATATCAATTCACCTATCTCCGGTAAGGTCCTTCAAGTCAATAAGGACCTTTCCGAGTCCCCTGCTTTG GTGAACTCGAGCCCATATGAAGAAGGATGGATCATGAAAGTGGAGCTTAGTGATGCAGGGGAAGTGAAGAAACTGATGGATTCAGACAAGTACTCCAAGTtctgcgaagaagaagattccaaACACTGA
- the LOC104770221 gene encoding serine/arginine-rich SC35-like splicing factor SCL28 translates to MARARSLSRSYSPRPRHRSPPRDRKTTYDDNRHRERLSSRDHESSDPSGLLIRNLPLDARPNDLRDSFERFGPLKDIYLPRNYYTGEPRGFGFVKYRYAEDAAEAMKRMNHKVIGGREITIVFAEENRKTPQEMRTTNHSSGRHGDYKRTSHRSPRRRYRSHSRSRSPPRRDSRHSKGREDDLYSPQRSRSISRSPLPRKEKKDKSYNVSQSPRRNRRSRGEERVLTPIRSRSLSRSRSRSLSR, encoded by the exons ATGGCTAGAGCGAGGAGCCTAAGCAGAAGCTATAGTCCCCGTCCTCGTCACAGGTCACCACCGCGCGACCGTAAAACCACCTACGACGATAATCGCCACCGTGAACGCTTGTCATCTCGCGACCACGAATCTTCTGATCCTTCTGGTTTGCTTATCCGTAATCTCCCTCTCGATGCTag accGAACGATCTTAGGGATTCGTTTGAGCGGTTTGGTCCGCTCAAAGACATATACCTGCCGAGGAATTATTATACTGG GGAGCCGAGAGGGTTTGGATTTGTTAAGTACCGTTATGCTGAAGATGCTGCTGAGGCGATGAAGCGAATGAATCACAAAGTTATTGGTGGGCGTGAGATAACCATTGTTTTTGCTGAGGAGAACCGTAAAACTCCACAAGAAATGCGTACAACTAACCATTCTAG TGGTCGACATGGGGACTACAAGAGGACTTCACACAGATCACCAAGGCGCAGATATCGTT CTCATTCACGTTCGCGTTCTCCTCCAAGGCGAGATTCAAG ACACAGTAAAGGAAGAGAAGATGACTTGTACTCTCCTCAAAGGTCAAGATCTATTTCTCGTTCTCCTTTGCCCCGCAAGGAGAAGAAAGACAAGTCTTATAATGTGTCCCAAAGCCCAAGGAGAAACCGTAGAAGTCGTGGCGAGGAGAGGGTGCTTACTCCAATAAGGTCTCGTAGTCTGTCAAGGTCCCGTTCTCGATCCTTGAG TCGTTGA
- the LOC104770222 gene encoding NADH dehydrogenase [ubiquinone] 1 alpha subcomplex subunit 8-B produces the protein MSSAVDATGNPIPTSAVLTASAKHIGMRCMPENVAFLKCKKNDPNPEKCLDKGRDVTRCVLGLLKDLHQKCQKEMDDYVGCMYYYTNEFDLCRKEQEAFEKVCPLK, from the exons ATGTCGAGTGCGGTGGACGCGACGGGGAACCCGATCCCTACTTCTGCGGTGTTGACGGCGTCAGCGAAGCATATAGGTATGCGATGTATGCCTGAGAACGTTGCTTTCCTCAAATGCAAGAAGAATGATCCTAACCCCGAGAAGTGCCTCGACAAAGGTCGTGATGTCACTCGCTGCGTTCTTGGCTT GCTGAAGGATCTTCACCAGAAGTGCCAAAAGGAGATGGATGATTATGTTGGGTGTATGTATTACTACACAAACGAGTTTGATCTGTGTAGGAAAGAGCAAGAAGCCTTCGAGAAAGTTTGTCCCTTGAAATGA
- the LOC109131353 gene encoding uncharacterized protein LOC109131353, translating into MGDKRKKTFMFIRLVSADGTGFFYVKRNSTKGLLEKLEFHKYDPRVNRHVFFT; encoded by the coding sequence atgggggacaagaggaagaagacgttCATGTTCATTCGTCTTGTCTCAGCTGATGGAACTGGGTTCTTCTATGTCAAGAGGAATAGTACCAAGGGACTTCTTGAGAAGCTCGAGTTCCATAAGTACGATCCTCGAGTCAATCGTCATGTCTTCTTCACTTAG
- the LOC104772361 gene encoding FBD-associated F-box protein At5g18780-like: MEGGVGISSGEDRISSLPEELLCLILDSLTLKDVVRTSVLSSRWRNVWLRVSRLELNISDFPNQDTCVSFLDKFHNGSNLSEFKLNVETHVLGFKESVLEPCLSRFLKHKIQRFEFVNGMYLIPLTLSVCEALKLFPGSILAEETTPPVLLPCCMNSSLECVGIKCWITERATELKLVRYFLENSSTIKNLALHLKHESGGRMKHEPGVLKQLFEIPRRSSLCQFVILETAL, encoded by the exons atggAAGGCGGAGTTGGTATATCAAGTGGGGAAGACAGGATAAGCTCATTACCTGAAGAGTTACTATGCCTGATACTTGACTCGCTTACGCTTAAGGATGTTGTTAGGACAAGTGTTTTGTCTTCTAGATGGAGAAATGTTTGGCTACGGGTTTCTAGGTTAGAGTTGAACATCTCTGACTTCCCAAATCAGGATACATGTGTGAGTTTTCTCGATAAGTTCCATAACGGATCAAACTTGTCTGAATTCAAGTTAAACGTTGAGACACATGTCCTTGGCTTTAAGGAATCTGTGCTTGAGCCGTGTCTTAGTCGATTTCTTAAGCACAAGATTCAACGTTTCGAATTTGTGAATGGCATGTATTTGATACCATTAACCCTTTCTGTGTGTGAGGCATTG AAACTGTTTCCTGGTAGTATACTGGCAGAGGAAACTACACCTCCGGTTCTGTTACCTTGTTGTATGAATTCGTCCCTTGAATGCGTTGGCATCAAATGCTGGATCACGGAGAGAGCAACTGAACTGAAACTAGTTAGATACTTTCTGGAAAACTCATCAACAATTAAGAATCTTGCGCTACATTTGAAACATGAGTCTGGAGGAAGGATGAAACACGAGCCTGGTGTCTTGAAACAACTCTTTGAAATACCAAGACGTTCTAGTTTGTGTCAATTTGTCATTCTTGAAACAGCTCTTTGA
- the LOC104770220 gene encoding uncharacterized protein LOC104770220 codes for MVVECFEVKKKMGDKRKKTFMFIRLVSAAGTGFFYVKRKSTKGLLEKLEFRKYDPRVNRHVLFTEQKMK; via the coding sequence ATGGTTGTAGAGTGTTttgaagtgaagaaaaaaatgggagacaagaggaagaagacgttCATGTTCATCCGTCTTGTGTCAGCTGCTGGAACTGGGTTCTTTTATGTGAAGAGGAAGAGTACTAAGGGACTTCTTGAGAAGCTCGAATTCCGTAAGTACGATCCTAGAGTCAACCGTCATGTCCTCTTCACTGAGCAGAAGATGAAGTGA
- the LOC104770224 gene encoding chaperonin 60 subunit alpha 2, chloroplastic isoform X2, translated as MVAVKMNESAGDGTTTAIILAREMIKAGSLAIAFGANAVSVKNGMNKTVKELVRVLMVKSVPVKGKSDVKAVASISAGNDEFVGNLIAETVEKIGPDGVISIESSSTSETSVIVEEGMKFDKGYMSPHFITNQEKSTVEFDKAKILVTDQKITSAKELVPLLEKTSQLSVPLLIIAEDISAEVLEILVVNKKQGLINVAVVKCPGMLDGKKALLQDIALMTGADYLSGDLGMSLMGATSDQLGVSRRVIITANSTTIVADDSTKPEIQARIAQMKKDLAETDNSYLSKKIAERIAKLTGGVAVIKVGGHTETELEDRKLRIEDAKNATFAAMREGIVPGGGATYIHLLDEIPRIKKNILEDSYEQIGADIVATALTAPAMAIATNAGVDGLVVVEKTRELEWRSGYNAMSGRYEDLLNSGIADPCRVSRFALQNAVSVAGIVLTTQAVLVDKIKQPKPAVPQVPGIPTT; from the exons ATG GTTGCGGTTAAGATGAATGAATCAGCGGGTGATGGGACAACAACTGCAATCATTTTGGCTAGAGAAATGATCAAGGCTGGATCTTTGGCTATTGCTTTTGGAGCTAATGCTGTTTCTGTGAAGAATGGGATGAACAAGACTGTTAAAGAGTTGGTCAGGGTGTTGATGGTGAAAAGTGTTCCTGTCAAAGGGAAGAGTGATGTTAAAG CCGTGGCGTCAATCTCTGCTGGCAACGATGAATTTGTGGGGAACTTGATTGCTGAAACTGTGGAAAAGATTGGCCCTGATGGCGTCATCTCCATTGAATCATCTTCCACATCAGAAACGTCTGTTATAGTTGAGGAAGGGATGAAG TTTGACAAGGGCTATATGTCGCCTCATTTCATCACAAATCAGGAGAAATCTACTGTGGAATTCGACAAAGCTAAAATCCTTGTGACGGATCAGAAAATCACTTCAGCCAAGGAATTAGTTCCGTTACTGGAGAAAACTTCACAACTCAGTGTTCCACTCCTTATAATTGCAGAAGATATATCCGCGGAAGTGCTTGAGATACTGGTGGTGAACAAGAAGCAAGGTTTGATTAATGTTGCTGTTGTGAAATGTCCAGGAATGTTGGATGGGAAAAAGGCTTTGCTACAAGACATTGCACTCATGACAG GAGCTGATTATCTTTCCGGAGATTTAGGCATGTCTCTCATGGGTGCAACTTCAGATCAGCTAGGTGTTTCTCGGAGAGTAATAATTACAGCTAATTCGACAACTATAGTCGCAGACGATTCAACTAAACCGGAGATTCAGGCAAGAATTGCTCAGATGAAGAAGGATCTAGCTGAGACAGATAATTCATATCTTTCAAAAAAGATCGCAGAGAGAATTGCTAAGCTCACAGGAGGTGTGGCTGTAATTAAG GTGGGAGGTCACACTGAAACAGAACTTGAGGACAGAAAACTTAGAATAGAGGATGCGAAGAACGCTACATTTGCAGCCATGAGAGAAGGTATAGTTCCAGGTGGTGGTGCCACATATATTCATCTTTTAGATGAGATCCCGAGAATCAAGAAGAATATACTGGAAGATTCATATGAACAGATAGGTGCAGACATTGTAGCGACG GCGCTCACAGCACCTGCAATGGCCATAGCAACCAATGCCGGGGTTGATGGATTAGTTGTAGTGGAGAAAACCAGAGAGCTCGAATGGAGAAGTGGTTACAACGCAATGTCTGGAAGGTATGAAGATCTTCTGAACTCTGGAATAGCAGATCCTTGTCGGGTTTCAAGATTCGCCCTCCAAAATGCGGTTTCTGTTGCCGGCATAGTTCTCACGACTCAAGCTGTGCTTGTGGATAAGATCAAACAGCCTAAACCTGCCGTTCCTCAAGTTCCAGGCATACCTACCACATAA